The following are encoded together in the Mycolicibacterium arabiense genome:
- a CDS encoding MerR family transcriptional regulator, with the protein MDELTVGEVAERFGITVRTLHHYDQIGLLTPSRRAASGYRLYTSTDLKRLSQIIVYRRLKMSLDEISSLLDDGDEVSHLVRQRERVMSRLDEMKGLVEAIDKALEKAMTNTPMTDDDMRELFGDGFDDYQAEAEQKWGDTAEWKESQRRKKAYGKGEWIRIKAEGEAVEKALSDAFRAGLPADSEEAMNAAEQHRLHVNRWFYDCPPAFHRNLGDMYVSDPRYVATYDETFGLPGLAAYCREAIHANADRTEN; encoded by the coding sequence GTGGACGAACTCACGGTGGGCGAGGTCGCGGAACGATTTGGCATCACGGTCCGGACGCTGCACCACTATGACCAGATCGGCTTGCTGACCCCAAGTCGGCGGGCAGCCTCGGGTTATCGGCTCTATACGTCGACGGACCTGAAGCGCCTGTCCCAGATCATCGTCTACCGCCGGCTGAAGATGTCGCTCGACGAGATCTCCAGCCTGCTCGACGACGGCGACGAGGTCAGCCACCTGGTCCGCCAGCGCGAACGCGTCATGTCCCGGCTCGACGAGATGAAGGGCCTCGTCGAGGCAATCGACAAGGCATTGGAGAAGGCAATGACGAACACACCCATGACCGACGACGACATGCGCGAACTCTTCGGTGACGGCTTCGACGACTACCAGGCCGAAGCTGAGCAGAAGTGGGGCGACACCGCTGAGTGGAAGGAATCACAGCGCCGGAAGAAGGCCTACGGGAAGGGGGAATGGATCCGGATCAAGGCCGAGGGGGAAGCCGTCGAGAAGGCCCTGTCCGACGCGTTCCGTGCTGGGCTCCCCGCCGACTCCGAAGAAGCGATGAACGCAGCCGAGCAACACCGGCTCCACGTGAATCGTTGGTTCTACGACTGCCCGCCGGCCTTTCATCGCAACCTGGGCGACATGTACGTGAGCGACCCCAGGTACGTCGCCACGTACGACGAGACATTCGGGCTCCCTGGCCTCGCGGCCTACTGCCGCGAAGCGATTCACGCGAACGCCGACCGAACTGAGAACTGA
- the arr gene encoding NAD(+)--rifampin ADP-ribosyltransferase, with protein MSDALDEGPFFHGTIAQLRVGDFLTAGHRSNYRPEIVMNHVYFTALVDGAGLAAEIAAELTKGEAVPRVYEVAPTGEFENDPNVTDKKFVGNPTRSYRTTAPLRIVREITEWKRLTPEQLQAWRERLSVLLSSEGGEIVN; from the coding sequence GTGTCCGATGCGCTTGACGAAGGTCCGTTCTTCCACGGCACGATCGCGCAGTTGCGCGTGGGCGACTTCCTTACCGCGGGTCATCGATCGAATTACCGTCCCGAGATCGTCATGAACCACGTCTACTTCACCGCTCTCGTCGACGGGGCCGGGCTTGCTGCGGAGATCGCCGCGGAACTCACCAAGGGCGAGGCCGTTCCGAGGGTGTACGAGGTAGCGCCAACCGGAGAGTTCGAGAACGACCCGAACGTGACCGACAAGAAGTTCGTCGGCAATCCCACTCGGTCCTACCGCACCACCGCACCATTGCGGATCGTGCGCGAGATCACCGAGTGGAAGCGACTGACTCCGGAGCAGTTGCAGGCATGGCGGGAACGACTGTCCGTGCTCCTCTCGAGCGAGGGTGGCGAGATCGTCAATTAA
- a CDS encoding SDR family NAD(P)-dependent oxidoreductase, whose product MKLHGATALVTGSNRGIGHHFATQLLERGAKVYATARRPEQVSIPGAEVVRLDITDQSSVDAIAELAGDVDVLINNAADTAGGNLVSGDMNAIRSTMDSNFYGTLAMIRAFAPILARNGGGAILNVLSAAAWNTVDGNTAYAAAKSAQWGLTNGVRLELSHQGTQVVALVPGLIGTQTLFDFADRHGIEFAEGAVMDPADLVRLALDGLEADEIEILDPMGVEAKASLAGPPRAFAL is encoded by the coding sequence ATGAAGTTGCACGGCGCCACCGCCCTGGTGACCGGGTCGAATCGGGGAATTGGCCACCACTTCGCCACGCAATTGCTCGAACGCGGAGCCAAGGTCTACGCCACTGCACGCCGTCCCGAACAGGTGAGCATTCCCGGCGCGGAGGTGGTTCGCCTCGACATCACCGACCAGTCGTCGGTCGACGCGATCGCCGAGCTGGCCGGCGACGTCGACGTGCTGATCAACAACGCCGCCGACACCGCGGGTGGCAACCTCGTGTCGGGAGACATGAACGCGATCCGGTCGACGATGGACTCGAACTTCTACGGCACCCTTGCCATGATCCGGGCGTTCGCACCCATCCTCGCGCGCAACGGCGGCGGAGCCATCCTCAACGTGCTGTCAGCGGCGGCGTGGAACACCGTCGACGGGAACACGGCCTACGCGGCCGCGAAGTCGGCGCAGTGGGGTCTGACCAACGGAGTACGACTCGAACTGTCGCACCAGGGAACTCAGGTGGTTGCGCTCGTGCCCGGCCTGATCGGTACGCAAACCCTCTTCGACTTCGCCGACCGCCACGGCATCGAGTTCGCAGAAGGCGCGGTGATGGACCCGGCGGATCTCGTCCGACTGGCGCTCGATGGTCTCGAGGCCGACGAGATCGAAATCTTGGACCCGATGGGCGTCGAGGCGAAGGCGAGCCTCGCCGGGCCGCCCCGCGCATTCGCGTTGTAG
- a CDS encoding TetR/AcrR family transcriptional regulator yields the protein MTASDRPIRADAARNRASLLAAAEAEFADRGPSASVADIARRAGVAKGTVFRHFPTKEDLIASIVCEHIAVLAEAAQRLADSPDAGAALLEFLTIAADQRQRHDLTFLQSASDGDPRVTEVRDALHANLEVLVDRARTAGAIRDDITEADVFLMMCAPIHIVENLAAPAPLLWQRYLAIIFDGLRPDGAHPLPQPAPVSP from the coding sequence GTGACCGCGTCCGACCGACCCATCCGTGCAGACGCGGCACGCAACCGCGCGTCGCTGTTGGCTGCGGCCGAGGCTGAGTTCGCCGATCGTGGCCCGTCCGCATCGGTGGCCGACATCGCCCGCCGCGCCGGGGTGGCGAAGGGCACGGTGTTCCGGCACTTTCCGACCAAGGAGGATCTGATCGCCTCCATCGTGTGCGAGCACATCGCCGTGCTGGCCGAGGCCGCGCAGCGGCTGGCCGACTCGCCGGACGCGGGCGCCGCGCTTCTGGAGTTCCTGACCATCGCTGCCGACCAACGTCAGCGGCACGACCTGACGTTCCTGCAGTCGGCCAGCGATGGTGACCCCAGGGTGACCGAGGTTCGCGATGCGCTGCACGCGAACCTCGAAGTCCTGGTCGATCGAGCGCGCACCGCGGGCGCCATCCGAGACGACATCACCGAGGCCGACGTGTTCCTGATGATGTGCGCACCGATCCACATCGTCGAAAACCTCGCGGCGCCAGCGCCATTGCTGTGGCAGCGGTACCTGGCCATCATCTTCGACGGACTACGACCCGATGGCGCGCACCCTCTGCCGCAACCGGCGCCCGTCTCGCCTTGA
- a CDS encoding SDR family oxidoreductase, which yields MSSSETPSITATPTGRQLDGKTALVTGGNSGIGLATAQRLAAEGAHVFLTGRNQDTIDAAVATIGDSATGIRADVSNVDDLTAVAQAISARGHGLDILFANAGGGEFTALGEISADQFNSVFLTNVGGTLFTVQTMLALLNPGASIVLTGSTAAYNGTPAFSIYAATKAAIRSFGRTWATELIPRGIRVNTVIPGPIETPGLTGLAPAGQGQQLLDGEAARIPMGRVGRPEELAAAVLFLASDQSSFITGTELFVDGGQSDLKMPSQIPTSPQ from the coding sequence ATGAGCAGCTCCGAAACACCATCCATCACGGCAACTCCGACCGGACGCCAGCTCGACGGGAAGACGGCCCTCGTGACGGGAGGCAACTCCGGAATCGGACTGGCCACCGCCCAGCGTCTGGCCGCCGAAGGAGCACACGTGTTCCTCACCGGCCGCAATCAGGACACCATCGACGCCGCAGTCGCGACCATCGGCGACAGTGCCACCGGCATCCGCGCAGACGTGTCCAACGTCGACGACCTGACCGCGGTGGCGCAAGCCATCTCCGCCCGCGGGCATGGCCTCGACATCCTGTTCGCCAACGCAGGTGGTGGGGAGTTCACCGCACTGGGGGAGATATCGGCCGACCAGTTCAACTCGGTCTTCCTCACCAATGTCGGCGGCACCCTGTTCACAGTGCAGACCATGCTGGCGCTCTTGAACCCCGGCGCGTCGATCGTGCTGACGGGATCCACCGCGGCCTACAACGGCACACCGGCATTCAGCATCTACGCCGCGACGAAGGCCGCGATCCGATCATTCGGGCGGACCTGGGCCACCGAACTCATCCCCCGCGGCATCCGGGTCAACACCGTCATCCCCGGCCCCATCGAGACACCGGGACTCACCGGACTTGCTCCTGCAGGACAGGGGCAACAGCTGCTCGACGGCGAAGCGGCCAGGATCCCGATGGGCCGCGTGGGTCGGCCTGAAGAACTGGCGGCCGCCGTGCTCTTCCTTGCCTCGGACCAGAGCAGCTTCATCACCGGCACCGAGCTATTCGTCGACGGCGGACAGTCGGATCTCAAGATGCCATCTCAGATTCCGACCTCCCCGCAGTAA
- a CDS encoding LysR family transcriptional regulator has product MELRQLEAFVAVATELHFGRAAEQLGIGQPTLSDLIRRMERELGAPLLTRTTRKVALTGAGQELLGRAKVILDEVAAAAAAVRRTAKGETGTVRVAITPPVAPVLAPHLVGAASEYLPGVTLTVQRMWLPDLTRAMADGTVDVAISCARLPDAPGVVNTVFCSEPLLVGLRSDHHLAATDEVALGDLAQHRLAVPNDTLFPALALAQRQALDSVGISPPVVLLEATDLSAAGWTNQPEATWILLPSSLGTPPATTVRPVIPALRIPYTLQWSPERAQTAAIARFVRLALTHDVPAGWRLETGHLRHRD; this is encoded by the coding sequence ATGGAGCTTCGGCAGCTCGAAGCGTTCGTGGCAGTCGCCACTGAGTTGCACTTCGGGCGTGCGGCCGAGCAATTGGGCATTGGTCAGCCCACGCTCAGCGATCTCATCCGCCGGATGGAACGCGAGCTGGGTGCTCCGCTGCTGACCCGCACCACCCGCAAGGTCGCGTTGACCGGAGCCGGGCAGGAACTTCTTGGTCGGGCCAAGGTCATTCTCGACGAAGTGGCTGCCGCTGCGGCCGCCGTGCGGCGCACCGCCAAGGGGGAGACCGGCACGGTCCGGGTTGCCATCACACCGCCGGTGGCGCCCGTGCTGGCGCCACATCTCGTCGGCGCCGCCAGCGAGTACCTGCCGGGCGTGACGTTGACGGTGCAACGCATGTGGCTGCCCGATCTCACGCGGGCCATGGCCGATGGCACCGTAGACGTGGCGATTAGCTGCGCCCGGCTGCCCGACGCACCAGGCGTCGTCAACACCGTCTTCTGCAGTGAGCCCCTCCTCGTGGGGCTGCGGTCGGACCACCACCTTGCCGCCACCGACGAGGTAGCGCTCGGCGATTTGGCGCAGCACCGCCTTGCGGTTCCCAATGACACGCTCTTTCCGGCCCTCGCACTGGCCCAGCGCCAAGCGCTGGACTCGGTGGGTATTTCTCCTCCGGTCGTCCTCTTGGAGGCGACGGACCTATCGGCCGCGGGCTGGACGAACCAGCCCGAAGCGACGTGGATACTGCTCCCGTCATCACTGGGTACGCCGCCGGCAACCACCGTCCGACCGGTCATTCCTGCGCTGCGGATTCCGTACACCCTGCAGTGGAGCCCCGAGCGGGCGCAGACCGCGGCGATCGCCCGCTTCGTCCGGCTGGCCCTGACCCACGACGTCCCCGCGGGTTGGCGACTCGAGACCGGACACTTGCGACACCGCGACTGA